The Amycolatopsis sp. DG1A-15b genome window below encodes:
- a CDS encoding gamma carbonic anhydrase family protein yields MPIYALGSLEPTIHPDAYVHPDATVIGDVRIGAHASVWPQTVLRGDHGYIEIGERSNVQDGCVLHCTERHPTILGPSSAIGHAVHVEGATIGTGCLIASGSVVLNGSVIEDGGMVGAGAVLSYGSHVKTGEIALGVPAKVRENKSFGPESIAMVVESYVERGKRFRAELRRLDPLG; encoded by the coding sequence ATGCCGATCTACGCACTCGGTTCGCTCGAGCCGACGATCCACCCGGACGCCTACGTCCACCCCGACGCGACGGTGATCGGTGACGTCCGGATCGGCGCGCACGCGTCGGTGTGGCCGCAGACGGTCCTGCGCGGCGACCACGGGTACATCGAGATCGGCGAGCGTTCGAACGTCCAGGACGGCTGCGTCCTGCACTGCACCGAACGCCACCCGACGATCCTCGGGCCGTCGTCGGCGATCGGGCACGCGGTGCACGTCGAGGGGGCGACGATCGGCACGGGCTGCCTGATCGCCTCCGGCTCGGTGGTGCTGAACGGCTCGGTGATCGAGGACGGCGGCATGGTCGGCGCGGGCGCGGTGCTGTCGTACGGCTCACACGTGAAGACCGGCGAGATCGCGCTCGGCGTCCCCGCGAAGGTGCGGGAGAACAAGTCGTTCGGGCCGGAGAGCATCGCGATGGTGGTGGAGTCCTACGTCGAACGCGGGAAGCGGTTCCGGGCCGAACTGCGGCGGCTCGACCCGCTCGGGTGA